In the Topomyia yanbarensis strain Yona2022 chromosome 3, ASM3024719v1, whole genome shotgun sequence genome, one interval contains:
- the LOC131687630 gene encoding uncharacterized protein LOC131687630, with protein MSDARKTLTTNVTATAENPFIDTYVSRFSNYQCMLRVTAYCKRFLQNSRPKNSHRPISHIVTAEELNEAEITLIRLVQQQTFNSEWKALEKQHCISARSRIKWFTPFFSTDRLIRVGGRLARSQQTYDNKHQIILPSSHQLVVLFIRHYHEKHLHAAPQLLLGLLRLHYWITGARNLARKIVNKCTVCFRARPNRIEQFMSKLPAARVTAARPFTTTGIDYWGSIYIQPPHRRSAQRKAYVALFVCFCTKAVHLELVADLTSTKFLQALRRFVSRRGLCADIHSDNGRNFIGASNELRQLIRSKEHRELIAQECAQNGIRWHFNPPKASHFGGLWEAAIKSAQKHFIRVLGTHTLPYDDMETLLSQIKSCLNSRPLVPMSDDPTDFEPLTPWYFLVGSALKAVPDVDYTTIPFSRLRKWQQTQHMFQHIWKRWHREYIATLQPRSKWCNPSVQSARNQLVILRDDNLPPVQWPTARIDSLYPRPDGVVRVVTVVTPTGRYTRPVAKICLLPISSAFKLQASTNEDRDTEN; from the coding sequence ATGAGCGACGCGCGCAAAACACTCACAACGAACGTAACAGCAACAGCAGAAAATCCATTCATCGACACATACGTTAGCAGATTTTCTAACTACCAGTGCATGTTACGAGTCACCGCCTACTGTAAACGATTTCTACAAAACAGCCGTCCTAAAAATTCACATCGACCAATTTCGCACATCGTCACAGCTGAGGAATTGAATGAAGCAGAAATTACTCTCATCAGATTGGTCCAGCAGCAAACTTTCAACTCGGAATGGAAGGCTCTCGAAAAACAACATTGTATCTCAGCCAGATCTCGAATCAAGTGGTTCACCCCGTTTTTCAGTACAGATCGTCTCATTCGGGTTGGTGGACGATTGGCTCGTTCACAACAAACGTACGACAACAAGCATCAAATCATCCTACCTTCTTCACACCAGCTGGTCGTTTTATTCATTCGACACTATCACGAAAAACACCTTCACGCTGCCCCACAGTTGCTTCTCGGCCTACTTCGACTTCACTACTGGATCACGGGAGCCAGAAACCTAGCTAGAAAAATTGTCAACAAATGCACAGTTTGCTTCCGAGCTCGTCCAAATCGAATCGAGCAGTTTATGTCGAAACTTCCAGCTGCACGAGTTACTGCAGCAAGGCCCTTCACAACAACTGGCATCGATTACTGGGGATCCATCTACATCCAGCCACCGCATCGACGATCTGCACAACGAAAGGCTTATGTTGCATTATTTGTTTGCTTCTGCACGAAAGCTGTACATCTTGAGTTGGTGGCGGACCTGACCTCAACGAAATTTTTGCAAGCTCTTCGACGTTTCGTTTCACGGAGAGGGTTGTGTGCGGATATCCATAGCGACAACGGGCGAAATTTCATCGGAGCTTCGAATGAACTACGTCAACTGATACGAAGCAAGGAGCATCGTGAGCTGATCGCGCAAGAATGTGCACAAAACGGCATTCGCTGGCACTTTAATCCACCCAAAGCATCACATTTCGGGGGCCTGTGGGAGGCCGCTATCAAGtcagcacaaaaacactttATCCGTGTACTTGGAACCCACACTCTTCCCTACGACGATATGGAAACGTTGCTTTCTCAAATCAAAAGCTGCTTAAACTCCAGGCCGCTTGTACCTATGAGCGATGACCCAACGGATTTTGAGCCGCTAACACCCTGGTACTTTCTCGTTGGATCTGCTCTGAAAGCTGTACCTGATGTCGACTACACTACAATCCCGTTCAGCCGGCTGCGAAAGTGGCAGCAAACACAACACATGTTTCAGCACATATGGAAACGTTGGCATCGCGAATATATAGCCACACTGCAGCCCCGGTCAAAATGGTGCAACCCGTCAGTGCAATCGGCAAGGAATCAACTGGTAATCCTTCGAGATGACAACCTTCCTCCTGTGCAGTGGCCAACAGCCAGGATCGACTCGTTGTATCCGAGACCAGACGGAGTAGTTCGAGTCGTCACTGTAGTAACACCCACCGGTCGCTACACTCGTCCCGTAGCGAAAATTTGTTTGCTACCAATATCTTCCGCATTCAAACTGCAAGCGTCAACCAACGAAGACAGGGACACCGAAAATTAG